ATTGCTGAGTTTGAAAAGTCCAAGGCTGCTCTTGGTGAGGAGAGAGCCAAATTTGAAGCTGATAAGAAAGCCGAAGCATGGGGCCGCGAGGGCCTGCAAAAGAAACTTCATAATGTTGAAGAGCAACTGGCCAAAGAGAAGGCCGAGTTTAAACGTATTTGTGCCCAAGACAACGAGCGCGCCTATGCGGCTCGACAGAAGATAGTTGATCTTGAGGCTAAAGTTGCTGACTTGACCTCGAAGGTAGAGGAGGCGCAGGGAGAGAAGGCTGCTAAGCAACAGGTGGAGGTTAGTCTTATTTGTTTTCCTTTATTCTGGCTTATGTTTTTAACAACCCAGCCTAAGTTGTTGTGTCGGTCTCCAGGTTGAGTTGTCTGAGATCAAGGTGCAGTTGTCTAACAAGGACAAAGATCTCCATGCCAAGGACGTTGAGATTGCGGAGCTCAAACGTCGCTTGAACGAGCAAATCGACAGATGTGAGTCGTTGGAAATCGACCTGGAGGCCGAGAGGGTTAAAGCTGCTACGgctgaggaggcgcgtgctgtTAGCACTGCTGCGCTGAATGTGGCCCAAACCAACTACTCCGAGGCTCAAGGCATCGTCGATACGCTTGTCTCAGAAGCTGAAtggatgcgcactcgtggagtagTGCTGGTGAGTACTTTTTATGCTTTTATCTTGTTACGGGTTATCTCTAATGTTTTTCTTTtgttgaaggttgccaactccatctTGAATGCTGGTGAGCTAGATCGCGCCGTTGCTGGTCTTACGGATGCGGCGCGTGCTGTGGGTCACCGAGGTGGTTACTTAGAATGTGCCAGTCACGTTGAGCAGATACTAGGGCAAGAATTTGATGTAAGCCATTGCTCGGTGACTGACCGTGCTGATGCTGCGCTTGCACAAGCTGAAAACTCGTATGACAATCTCTCTTTGCCTATCATGGATTTGGTTGTGGAATCCTTGAAAAAAGACGACTGGTGCCAGCGCCTTAAAGCGGTCCTCGATCCACCAGTTACTGTTGAGTTATCCGATGAAGAGCCAGTTGGTGATGATGGTGGCGATGGCGATGGCGATGATGGTGGCAATGATGATGATGGCAATGATGATGATGGCGATGATGATGATGGCGATGATGACGGCGATGATGATGGTGACCGTCATATTGAATAGGGTAGGCTGTTGATAGGCTTTTATGCCCCTTGTAATTTTCTTTTGATAGTTGAATGTACAATGCTGCGCTGTTGCGCAAGTTTTAAATGATATGAAAGATTTTCGTTTTTTCCGTTGCAATTATTACATTGCTATAAAACttaggttaaattagctcgaataaatggaagtgTCCTTTATATAAAAGGTTATcgcccggtctcgcgctttgtttgcggaggaccttggaggcgaTTTAAACAAACTCTGAGatgctggagtgttttcgcgctaatcaaaagtttagcaTGCATTTGTAATGAAAAAATGTAACAGAAACATGTCGTATGCGTTCATTAAGTCAAAAGTGGGCGCGTAGGCCTTCGTATATAATTGCTAGTGGCTTATAGCCGACGCAGGGAATTAAACTGGGGCGCAAGGCCGGAATAGATTACATATAacatttgcgcagttgttgcgcattccatgtccttggtaagatgtggccatctatGGTGCGTAATTTATAGGCCCCTTTTCCCAAGACTTCATGTatcagatatgggccttcccatttaggtgccaacttccctggacgttccgcatttgacgcttcattgtcgcgaaagacgtattcccctggggtgaaggtacaaatgcggactcttgtgttgtagtacctttccagctgggttttgtacttggcctctttgATTCGCGCGagctcgcgcctttcttctaacaGGTCCAAGTCCAGGCGCCTTTCTGCTTCATTGTCAATTGAGTTGACTGCTATCATACGTGGTGAGGGTAGGCCAATCTCCGCCGGgataaccgcctctgagccataTACCAAGCTGAAGGGGGTTTCGCCGGTACTCGTCTttggcatggttcgatgagcccataaaatgcttgggagctcatcaaCCCATCCTCGTCGCCTTGTTGCCAATCTGGCCTTTATTCCCTCGACGATGGATTTGTTCACgctttccacttgtccgttgccttgggggtgcgcaacggatgtgaaagtgtgttcaatgttcatctccttcatccactTCTTGAGATCATCTGATGCGAAGTTGGTGCCATTGTCAGTTACGATCTTGAGCGGAAGGCCAAATAtgcatatgatgtgctcccagatgaacttgcgcacaatcatagctgtggtggatgcaagggctttggcctctacccacttggtgaagtagtcgACAGCCACTATGATAAACTTTACGGCGCCGGGAGCatccgggaagggtcccaccatgtcaattccccattgctgaaagggccatgcggtggataCAGGGATAAGATCATTTTTAGGGCGCAGTGTTTTTGGAGAATGCCTCTGGCAAGAGTCACATTTGCGGATCTCCTTCATTGTGTCGACATGCATAccaggccagtagtaaccggcgctcatgatcttcgcgacaaccatccgTGGTCCGGAGTGAATGCCGCAGATCCCTTCGTGGATCTCCCTTATCAGGTAATTCGCATCCTGAGGGTCCACACAGCGTAGCAGTGGCCCTaggaaggattttcggtacaaAATACCGCCGTTCATTTCGTATTGtagggctttgttttggatcttccTTGCTTCCGCTTTGTTTTCAGGGAGTACCCCTTCTTGCAAGTATTGGATGATTGGGGTCATCCACGATGGTTGCCCTGTTTCGATCACGTTCACTTGTCGCAGTAATACCGATGGATTCTTAagtacctctatccttacatccttGGCGAGATGTTGAAAAGAAGTCGAGGCAagcttgctcaaggcatcggcagGCTTGTTTTCTGAGCGATTGATATGTATGACCTTGTGAGTTTCGAATTGTTGGAGCAATTCTTTCGCTTGTTCCAGATATAGAGCCATGACTTCTCCCTTCGCGTCGTATATGCCATTTACTtgactggctatcaggagtgagCCAACATGTGCACGCAAGTTTtttgctcccatcttgatggcgaggcgtaagcctgccagaaatgcttcgtactcagcctcgttgttggtgtttttgaagtccaacttaatggcgtaagtaaactcgtgcTTTTCTGGACTCACTAGGCGTAAAcctgctcccgcgccatcttcatttgatgctccgtcggtgtaaagcatccaagtctCCTCTGTTGTATTTTCCTTGGGAGTCTCTATCATCTCGCATTCCTTGATTTTATCagccggcacttctgtgatgaagtcggaGAGGACCTGCCCCTTAATGGCCGGGCGCGGTCTGTACAAGATGTTATGGCcgcccagttcaatggcccattttgccaacctgcCTGATGTCTCAGGGTTCTGTATGGTGCCAATGTGGAAATTTgtaagcacagttatcacatggcctgtgaagtatcggcgcagccttcgggaggcgtgtagtagcgcaagaaccagcttttccattgtggaatatcttgtttctgggtcagtgagtaccctgctgacatAGTAGATCGGGGTTTGTACCCCGTTTCTGTCGACCAATAATACTGACCCTACTGCCCtatccgaggaggacaagtaTAGTACGAGGGGCTCCTTCTCAAATGGTGCAGTCAGGGTAGGGAGTTCGATCAGacacgctttcatttgttgaaaagctgtttcggcttccggggtccatttgaactcttgctTCTTCACACAATTTCGCAACGTGCtaatgaagggatacgactttgcggcgtgattggagagaaaacgattaagcgcggccagccggccggctagtcgttgcatttccttgatgtttctcggtgagggcattcgttctatagcttgtactttctctggattcaccttgaaaccgccgtttgtgacaatgaagcctagaaacttcccttcttccatgccaaaggaacacttggctggatttagcttcatatttacGCTGCGCAACGAGTTGAACGTTTTCTCGATgtctttcaacatttggtcctcctcaGGACTTTTAACTACTAGATCATCGATATAAACCTCAATATGCTTTCCGATGTCGCCTgcgaaggtcttgtccatcaatcgttgatatgtcgcgcctgcattcttcaggccaaaaggcatctttgtgtagcagaagattccaagatccgttctgaacgctgtcttgtcttcatcttctagcttcatctg
This genomic stretch from Helianthus annuus cultivar XRQ/B chromosome 8, HanXRQr2.0-SUNRISE, whole genome shotgun sequence harbors:
- the LOC118481034 gene encoding trichohyalin-like, with amino-acid sequence MHFEAAAKRPKITVKSTDTAAQDAAKAAEAQRKVEEGRKREEKKKRVAEEKKKEEEEKKKKEEERKRKAEEERLKKAEQERLAEAAKKRALEELEKKKAMEQPVNAQGPEVTNPTHSAPVITSKGAGRHASSSASSGGAGGFNPNVIGAKDTVGDIYYKTYSEEERGDAPHQAPWSLKQKDTFHEFAPCREWFLNSFTPAEVNRQRAKPHEMLYRTFILGEANARAANHQIVREWRTMVRERADWEAYRERTLKRIAEFEKSKAALGEERAKFEADKKAEAWGREGLQKKLHNVEEQLAKEKAEFKRICAQDNERAYAARQKIVDLEAKVADLTSKVEEAQGEKAAKQQVEVELSEIKVQLSNKDKDLHAKDVEIAELKRRLNEQIDRCESLEIDLEAERVKAATAEEARAVSTAALNVAQTNYSEAQGIVDTLVSEAEWMRTRGVVLVANSILNAGELDRAVAGLTDAARAVGHRGGYLECASHVEQILGQEFDVSHCSVTDRADAALAQAENSYDNLSLPIMDLVVESLKKDDWCQRLKAVLDPPVTVELSDEEPVGDDGGDGDGDDGGNDDDGNDDDGDDDDGDDDGDDDGDRHIE